The DNA sequence TCATCTTTCCTTCCACATAGGGAGTGATGGAGTTATTATATATCTGTTGCCAAACAGGAGACATCGTAAAAAAGGTCAAAAATAACGCCAAGGTGACCAATACCTGATTTGGCGGTAACTGCTGAAGTCCAATGGACTGACGCACGAAACCCAGCACCACCAGGATGCGCGTAAAACTTGTAACCATAAGAACTATAGCCGGTGCCAGGCTAAGTATTGTAATTAGAGCAATGATTTGAAGTGTCAAAGCAACATCGCTTGGAGAACCGCTGGGCCTGACATTTACATCAAGGGCTGGAAAAGGTATATTTTCAGGTTGGGCAAATGCACCTTTGCTCAACAACAATAGCAGAAAACAAAATCCCAAAAAAAATGAAAAACTGAATTTGATCTTCACCTTAGTTCACCTGGATATCCGATCCATGTCCCTTTCCCCACTCATCAGACTTCCATCTACCCAAAAGCAT is a window from the Acetomicrobium flavidum genome containing:
- the fliP gene encoding flagellar type III secretion system pore protein FliP (The bacterial flagellar biogenesis protein FliP forms a type III secretion system (T3SS)-type pore required for flagellar assembly.); protein product: MKIKFSFSFFLGFCFLLLLLSKGAFAQPENIPFPALDVNVRPSGSPSDVALTLQIIALITILSLAPAIVLMVTSFTRILVVLGFVRQSIGLQQLPPNQVLVTLALFLTFFTMSPVWQQIYNNSITPYVEGKMTTSEAYGKAIKPLRDFMFSQVGDEELSLMVSLAEMPQPKNHDDVPTRVLIPAFMIGELKKAFQMGILIFIPFIVVDMIVASILLSMGMIMLPPMLVSLPFKVLLFVVADGWDLVIYSVVSSFK